GTAGGACATACTGTATGCAAAGAAAATGAATTATCATCCTGGGCGGACTGTCTTTAGATAACCATTGGCCATAAGCACTTTATCAAACTTTCGACTGACTCTTTATTAACTGTTGCTTGTCAGTTGTTGTGTGACCCAATGTCAGGCCATGTCATTGATTCTGATAGGCTTGCTGTGGGAAACGCTTTTATTATCAGCACCACAGGTATCCATAGATGACTTTAATGGGATTAGCTCTAAGGATATTTGGGTTTAGGATTACAGAGGGCTGCAAGACAATGCAATGTCTTCATGCAATGTCAGGCACTGATAAATTAGGGATTCAAACACACGACGCTATCCTAATCCATTTGGAGAGTGATTTGAATTGCCAACGTGCTCTGTAGTGTAGTGTTCTGGATGAATGCTTTTGACAAAGTGCGTGGCGTTAATAGTGTTATTATGGGTTCTGAAGGGTCTTTGTGACTCCATTAGCCTTCATTGCACTCTGGTTCCAAAGGTTTGTCACTAATTAAGAGATCGTATTTGTATACAGGGATGATGATGTTATCTATACCGGAGGCCTAGCATAGTAAAGGGATTATGCATCGGCATACACATAAAGTTGATAGACAAAAATCAAATTCCAAACAAGAAGTTACCCACACTAGTATATCATGTATCAGTATATCATGTGAGAAAGGAGCGTCTTGTCTAAAGAAAGATGACCGTTTCTTGTAATATGTAGAAAAGGGACTGGTGAACATATGTTCTTTGTGCCTGAGAAAGAATTAACCAAGTATCCATAGTTTGTCTTGAGTTTGCTTCTAATGAGCTCAATTCCATTTCGTGTTGCTGTACCTGACATTGACCTGAGATGTCTTCTGTGCTTCCGCAAATTCCTTACAATACAGTTCtgtactactgtgtgtgtgtgtgtgtgtgtattctctcCCCCCAGGCGTGTGTCCTAGTGTGTGATGCATCATGGCTCCGGTACTGAGTGCCTTGTGGGGGCCGGAGGGGGCGGGCTCTGGGGTCGCCAGGGCGACGTCGCTCGGCAGCGAGCAGCTGGTCCTGGTGGGAACCCTGGCGGTCATCTCTGCCTTCGTGCTGctctctgtgctgctgctgctgtgtgctgGCTGCCAAGGGTGAgcgctgggacacacacacacactcactcacacacacacacacacactcacacacacacacacactcacacacacacacacacacacactctcacactcacacactcacacacactcacacacacacacacacacactctcacactcacactcacactcacacacactcacacactcacacaaacactcacacacacacacacacaaacactcacacacacactcacacaactcgAATAACAACAATTTTAAGGAAACTCACTGGCAGATTACCATGACgactgaacacatacacacacacacacacacacactcgctcaagCACTCGGAACTCCATACTGCATTTGGCAACGCTACAACAGTGAAACACCTATCTATGAAGAGAAGTACCAAGGCACATAGTTGCCTAACCTCACCCCAGGCTATCTTTTAAATCTCAGTTTCTGTCGTCCTTCCTCTTtcgtcctccttctcctttcttgTCCTCAGGCAGAAGAAAGCGAGTCCTCACCCAACAAATGGTGACCACGAGAACTTGATGAACGGAGTAAGTTGGAACCATGTCCTTGTAGAAAAACTCTTACCTTCCTTCTTGGAACAGATGTTTTAACTAACTAAACTCTCTGGGTGGATAAGGCCTATAAAAGGCCCTGAGTTATCTATTGAATATTATATATTGAAGAAAATGCGTTACGCAATAGGCCGCACACCTTCATTCAGCTTAAAGAATGCCTGGGACCCAGGAAGGTGTATGTGGTGCCAGTGTTTGATctttccagtgttttggtaatGGAAGCCGAGAGGAAGGGTCAGGGTTTTCCGTTGATGAGAGGAAAGGCTGATAGCGTGCACCAGCCGTCAAGAACAGTTAGCATAcagcagaggaagagatgaggagACTTTTCCCGGGGTTAAAGGTGAACACCACGACAAAGTGGTGGTGGTGTTAACTCGAGCTCTTCAGGCATACTCAGCTTACTGACAAGTCAGCTGACGGAGAACGTTTTGGTGTTCTTTTGTTTAGCGTTAGGAATAGCGGTTCACTAATGGCGTGCATATTAGCTTGTTTTGTGGACACCAGCTGGGTTGTGATTCagtctctccgtgtgtgtgcgtgggtgtgtgtctttgtgtgcgtgcgtgcgtgcgtgcgcgcttGTCAGTCAAGAGGCTGCCGCATCAGCATCTATAATGACCACCGGGAGAGAGAGGTCCACATACACAACCTGTCTcacgcacgtacacaaacacatgggttGAGCTCAGTGGAAGAGCATTTGACAAACAAGAACACGAAACGAGAAGTGGCAAGCTTAAGATCCCCTTTTCCACATTAGAGAAGAGTGCACGCGAAAAAGAACGCACGCACATGTATTATGCCGTTTGATGATGATAAGGTAAGTACGGGTGTGTATTTGTCTAGCATTGTTGAATTACCAACATAAATGAAATGTGGAATATGATAATACAACGAATAAGACTGGAGGATGCAAGACTATGACCATGCCTGTAAGAGCCAGGTCAATTTCAACATTCACgataaaagaaaaacacaatatATAAACGCTCGAGAGAAGATTGCCTGACAGATAAAGGGACGTTCTTCAATCCTCGGGCCGTCACGGTTAATCGATAGCGCCAAGGGCACGGCAATCGGTTTACATCTGATGGAGAACCAGGGCGGGGGGTATTGGGGGGGGAACACAAAGAGGAGGGGCGGGCTGACGCGGGGACGTGTGTCATGCAGTGACAGGTTCAACGGGGCTCTTGTCTCATTTGGATGGGCTGAGTGGTGCTTCCCCCGGTGACCCTGTGCCGTCAGGATCtccatcatcccccccccccgcagcggGCGTTATTGCAGTGGCCACTAGGTGGTGATGTGGAGCTGTTGCTCGGCATGCGCCTCGCTCTGTGGTTGTCAATCTCTCTGTACTTGTTTTTGCTACCGTTTCACTCgctttccctctctttgtctttcactgtctctctctctctatgaagTACAAAATAATAGTAAAGGGATACCAGAGTGTggagagaccagcctcaccccagTATGTTGATTCCGTTTGTTATTCTTTCTCAGATGTCTGAGAAAGAAGCAGTGAGCCAGTCTGTCGAAAGCCCGGGGACTGACCTGGTGGTCAGTAGCTCTCATAACGGCCCTCTCACCAGCGGTACAGGTAACGTCAAGATACTCGTGTTGATTTCCAGGGCCGATGAGCCTCTATTGTGAAACGCTCTTGATGGAAGATATCTGCTTTGATATGAATGTCATCTGTCACCGTCGTCagtgagatagccccaaaacgcAATTCACCGTGTCTTCCTTCACCCTCGCCACATGcttgcatacaaacacacactcacgcacattcacatgcatacacacacacacacattcgatctccctctctgccctccagtgCTGACAGACACCCAGGACACGAGCCCCCACCCATCTGAGGAGATGctctccagccaatcagagctcagGTCATCCAAGTGCCCGCAGGACCGTGAGCTACCCAGCATCCCCCCCAACAGTGCCCTGGAGGGCATGATTGGGGGGTCAGGCGACGACCCTCCTGCCACAGGGGAGGGTACCTATGAGGTGAGGGGGCGGACGGCTGGTTCATTGGCAGATTTTCTTgatgagaagagaaaaaaatacgAAAAGCGCCAATACTGTACTTATTTCagtatttttaaatgtgtcattTCTGCTTAGAATGTGGAGTACTACATTGAATGATTTAAACTCAAATCTTCACTTGAAATGCCACCCACTGAAATGCCACCCACCAATCATTTGACAGCTGACTTGTTGGTGGCACAGCTGGCTTGAAAGTATGAAAGGACGTTTTGGTCCAGCGCAAATGTTTGTTAAACACAGAGACGCACGTTATCAAATGCAAGACCTAAGCATGACTTCACCGTTCGTGGTGAGAATGAGCAAAGCTAGAGTAAACAAGTCAACATGTGACGGTGTGTGAAGCCACACAGTGAGCGCGTCGTCGGTGCCTCCACTTCTCCCCAGGTGGTGAAAGAAGCCTCCAGGGACGTGAGCGTGGAGGACTCCCTCTACGAGACGGTCAAAGAGCTGAAGGACCACCCTCCCCCGCCGTTCCTCAACGGTacgccccaccaccaccaccccccggcctccgccctcctcctcaaCGGCCTCAGCCCCGGCACCCCCGAGAGGGGCCCGCTGTGCGCCGGCGTGGAGTACGCCTCGGTGGACCTCAACAAGAAGAGCCGCTACAGCGCCGACCTGGAGGCCCGGAGGTCAGCCTCACTGGCCTCCTCTGGGGCGGGGCCGCCGTCCTCACCGGGGGAggagcctgaggaggaggagagaccgcCTCCCGTGCCGGATAAGGTGCTGGACGAGAACGACAACCAGACGGGGGTGTCGGCGCCCAGAGAGGGGCTGCCGCTGCACAACGGAGAGGTGAGCCCGCGCGTGTCTGTCGTGTGCGTCGTGTGCGTGGTGTTTTTATGTATTGGCGTTCACTCTTGTTCACTTTTGTGGGCGCACTTGCACCCTCTGTGTTCGCGTGTGTACGGACCGCCGCGCTCATGTTCCCTCACATCGACAAAAGACTTGAGACAATGCTGACGAGACGATGCAAAGCCATCCTCCAAAATGGAATCGAATCAATTCCTGTCTGTATTAGCTAGTGATCCGTCTGACTTCCAATCCCCCGCGCTGGCATCAGCCAAAGTTAgctggaggaggcagagaacAATGGAGAGAAACACTTTTCCTGCTCAATTACGACACGTCGTTAAGCCGCCCCGCTCTTCCtcacagggaagagagagagagagagagagagagagagagagagagaggaaaagattaTTAAAGCTGCAGAGAGGAAAACAAAAGAGCGAGAGAGTAAGCAGtgggtgtgaagagagagagaggggggggggggg
This genomic window from Hypomesus transpacificus isolate Combined female chromosome 4, fHypTra1, whole genome shotgun sequence contains:
- the pag1 gene encoding phosphoprotein associated with glycosphingolipid-enriched microdomains 1; this encodes MAPVLSALWGPEGAGSGVARATSLGSEQLVLVGTLAVISAFVLLSVLLLLCAGCQGQKKASPHPTNGDHENLMNGMSEKEAVSQSVESPGTDLVVSSSHNGPLTSGTVLTDTQDTSPHPSEEMLSSQSELRSSKCPQDRELPSIPPNSALEGMIGGSGDDPPATGEGTYEVVKEASRDVSVEDSLYETVKELKDHPPPPFLNGTPHHHHPPASALLLNGLSPGTPERGPLCAGVEYASVDLNKKSRYSADLEARRSASLASSGAGPPSSPGEEPEEEERPPPVPDKVLDENDNQTGVSAPREGLPLHNGEMHSPMSPSTDLDRLTMEKELYSSVDKPYGVEEPENDYSSIGELKVMASASSSSHLYATVQDVYPQDGAQAPRAPPTPNRSDPAYETIRIPKTGDGEECSGGAILEQTAVEHDYESVAELGLNRETSRL